Genomic segment of Pasteurella multocida subsp. multocida OH4807:
GAAAAATCGAAATTCTCAAAATTCTGAACCTACTTTCTTTGCAAATTTTTTCATTCCTGACCACAAAGAACCAAGAAATCCACTTTCATTGCTATACGCATCGTTAATCGGGCTTTCATCATTACTGCTGTATTCATATTGCAGTAAGCCAAGGACTGTTGAATATTGTGGCTTTTTCTCAACTAAATGTGTCACTCCTGCAATATTCAATGGGTTACCAATACGTACATGTAAACCAAAAACATCAGTGGCACATTCTTTCAAATCTTTAATTTGTGCCCCCCCTCCAGTGATCACAATCCCCGCAATCAGCTCAAATTTCATTTGCTTACTTTCCATGTCATATTTAAGCTGAATTAACTCGTCTTTCACTAATTCCAGAATTTCTCTATAACGTCCAGCCGTCACCATTGACAAACGGGCTTTAGAACAGCGCTCAATCACGCTACCATCGATACTCATCACATCAAATTGTTCCTCTGGATTTTGTCTTGGCGGACTGACAGCACTTCCATATTTCACTTTAATGTTCTCTGCTTCAATACGCGATGTCGTTAAATCATAAGCAATATCATCCGTTACACGATTACCCGCATAAGGAATCACTTTACTAAAACGCAATGATCCATTGGTATACAACATGACTTCCATTGTGCCAGCGCCGAAGTCAATTAAACAAACACCCAAATCCTTCTCATCTTCAGTTAAAACAGAATGACTCGTCGCAATACCAGAGAAAATCACTTTATCAATTTTTAACTTACACCGTTCGACAGCCTGACGTAAATTATTTAGCCAATCTTGATGACAAGCAATTAAGTGAACATTGGATGTTAAACGCCCACCTTGGAAACCAAGCGGATTTTTGATATTTTTTTGTTGGTCAACTGCATATTCTTGTGGCAAACGATGTAAAACCGCTAATCCCTCTGGCATTTTGATTGAGCTAGCCGTATGTAACGCAGCATCAATATCATCTTGCGTCACTTCTCCATCCGCGATCGGTGCAGCACCACTGTCATTCCAGCTTTGAATATGCTGTCCTGTAATCGCTAATGTCACACTAATAATTTCACAATCTGCAACGGATTCTGCAAGTTCAATCGCACGTTGAACAGAAGTGACCACAGCATTTAAGTCTGTAATATTTCCTTTATCAATCCCTTTAGCTGGGCAACTTCCCACCCCAAGAATATTGACGACACCATCAGGTAAAAGTTCGCCAACTAAAGCCACGACTTTAGAGGTACCGACTTCCAATCCAACAATAATTTTCGATTCCACAATTTTTGCCATTTTTATTACTTCATATCATCTAATTAATGTGTGTCAGCATCGGCAAAACCTACTGCTGCACCAACACGATACCTCAAATCAACATAAGATAATTTCTTATTTTCTGGGATTTCTATTTGCGGATAAATTGTTACAAAACGGTCAAGTTTTGCTTTCCACTCACCTCTGCCTAATTTTAATACAAGATCATTATCAAGTACAATTTGCCATGCACCACGATCATCGATTGCGACCGCTTTCAGCACCAGCCCTTTTTCTTTTAAATTCGCCTCGACTAATGTCCAAGCCTCAAGCACTTTCTCACTTTGATAATCAGGTCCAGATAAATGAGGTAAGTTTTTATCTTTTAACTTGTCAAAAGGTAGTTGGAAAATTACCCCGTCACGAGATAAAAATTCACCCTCATTCCAAATTGCTATTGGCGTATATTCTGCCAGAGCAATACTTAATTTATCTGGCCAAATTTTACGAACGACCGCACCCTTAATCCAAGGCATGGTTTCAATTTGTTCA
This window contains:
- a CDS encoding cell division protein FtsA (COG0849 Actin-like ATPase involved in cell division), which produces MAKIVESKIIVGLEVGTSKVVALVGELLPDGVVNILGVGSCPAKGIDKGNITDLNAVVTSVQRAIELAESVADCEIISVTLAITGQHIQSWNDSGAAPIADGEVTQDDIDAALHTASSIKMPEGLAVLHRLPQEYAVDQQKNIKNPLGFQGGRLTSNVHLIACHQDWLNNLRQAVERCKLKIDKVIFSGIATSHSVLTEDEKDLGVCLIDFGAGTMEVMLYTNGSLRFSKVIPYAGNRVTDDIAYDLTTSRIEAENIKVKYGSAVSPPRQNPEEQFDVMSIDGSVIERCSKARLSMVTAGRYREILELVKDELIQLKYDMESKQMKFELIAGIVITGGGAQIKDLKECATDVFGLHVRIGNPLNIAGVTHLVEKKPQYSTVLGLLQYEYSSNDESPINDAYSNESGFLGSLWSGMKKFAKKVGSEF
- a CDS encoding cell division protein FtsQ (COG1589 Cell division septal protein) produces the protein MRGLKRKTTQGIKKASDSRDLFIKNVKLASALCFLAVFFYAYTNWQTLMEKLDDKPISAFILTGTPTFTTYDDIRDVVVKMGDLKGFFGQDIDLVREQIETMPWIKGAVVRKIWPDKLSIALAEYTPIAIWNEGEFLSRDGVIFQLPFDKLKDKNLPHLSGPDYQSEKVLEAWTLVEANLKEKGLVLKAVAIDDRGAWQIVLDNDLVLKLGRGEWKAKLDRFVTIYPQIEIPENKKLSYVDLRYRVGAAVGFADADTH